A segment of the Candidatus Nitrososphaera gargensis Ga9.2 genome:
CACATGATTCCAAAAGAATTTCAAGAGATCCAGTTTGGACCCAAGGATTACGAGATTGCGCTGGTGGCAGGGCTCCTGCACGACTATGATCCAAGCCAGCCGCTTGCATCACATGAAGGGCCCAAAGGTCCAAGCGTCGTTAGGACAATGCAGGAAATTTCAAAGACGCGAATACTGGACGCCTACTTTACCATGGGGTGGGAAGAATTTGCAAGCTATTTCCGTCAGTTCAAGTCGCCGCTTTCGCCTCCTGAGGAGTTTGCCACTACGCATCCCGAGTTCGTCAAGATGAACTGGAGCCCCCTAGAAAGCATTATGGTAGAAATGCTGATCTGGAGAACAGACTTTCCGTTCTTCAGACAAAAGCTCGCGCAGGAAATGTTCGCGCGCCTTCAGGAGCAGCTGGCCAGCAGAGGCGAGGACACCGACAGGATAAAGTTGCTTGCCGAAATCCTGTGGCTTGCCGACCTTGCCGTGACGTACATGGGTTCAGACCCCGTGAGGGCATGGGACAGGGTCACCAACCTGTACGACGAGCTGAACCTGCCTAAGCTCGAGGCCGTGCCAAGGACTGATGCCTTTTTCTCAGACTTTGCTGAAAATGAGACCTTCAAGCAGATAATCGGCATGAAACACTTTCCCTATATTTTCCGGCAGAGGTGGAGCCTGATCTACCAATTCTTCCACGAGGGCAACCCGTCAACGCAGCTTAACAGGACCATAGCCACCGCCAGAAAGATGTACCTGAAAGTGAACTTGGAGATAGGTATGAGGAGGGGCGAAATGCTGCAGAACATGGCTACCAATAACTGGGCCGAGTATTTCATAGGAATTGGCAAGGATCAAAGCGAAGTTTTCAAGGCAAAGTCCCGCTTTACAGAGCTTGAGCCGCAGAACGCCTCTGCCTTCTGGGGAGACACTGAAAAGCTGCTTCCTGCAATTGCCGACAGGTCGATAGACAACTTTTTGATGGTGCTGCCGGAACATTCTGCGCCCTTTACCACGATGGAAAGCAAGAGCTCATTCCGGTCCATGCTTGCAGTGATATCAAAAAAGCTGACAAGTGGCGGCGCGTTCCGAATCTTAACCGATATGGAAAAAGACAGTGCAGGTTTCAGGGAGCTTGTGTTGCTCGCAAATCAGGCCGGCTTTCAGCTGGCTACACACAATGACAAGGCATATTTTCCAGAGGGCTGGCGGGACCCAGAATTCCGGCATGACAGAAAAGTACAGGTCGTGGTGCTTGCTCCAAAATAGACGAATGCCTTAAATTGGCGCTACAAAGGTTGAACAGTGCGAGGGCTCGTAGCTCAGCATGGACAGAGCGAACGCCTCCTAAGCGTTAGGTCGAGGGTTCGAATCCCTCCGGGCCCGCTCTCTTATGGATACACGAATCCTTACACTGGTAACTTTGCAGGAGATCAGACTTATTCCACGAGGGATTTCAATGTGATCTTCCGCAAGTCATCAGAGTCCCAGTTTGTAATTTTTAAAAATGAATAGGGACAGGAGGTACGATGAAGAATAAACATGCCGTGGCACATCGTATTCTTTTATGGGACTGTTATTGCAGGCTCGGCACTGGGGCTAGGCTGCCTGGCCGCTGGGATTTACTTTGAGTTCCTGAGAGGCAGGAGGCAAAAAAGGTTGTTGCCGCTGACCGCAGAGAAAAAGATGCCGGCAGGCTAGCAAGACGAAAAAGAGGCTGCATGGCCTGCAAGAACATGAAGTTGGTGGAACTGCAGAACAATACCTGCACATACTTGCACACTCAATCAGTCAGTCAGCGACATCGAGGCAACTTCTCCTTTTTCGTGTATCGGGAACGACACAGTAAACGTGGCGCCCTTGCCGTCAGCGTTGTTCTCTGCCGATATCTTGCCGCTGTGCGCCTCGATTATGCTCTTTGTTATGAACAGCCCAAGGCCGGTGCCTCTCTCGTTCTCCTTTGTCTTTGTGACAAACTTGTTAAACAGCACGGGCATGATCTCGTCAGGGATGCCGGGGCCGTCGTCACGTATCTTGATCTCCACTACACCTTCATCGTCGTTATTGATGGTCTGTATGGTGATCGTACCATTCTTGGCAAACTTTGCAGCGTTGTCAATGATGTTCGCAAATGCCTGCACAAGGCGCTCTCTGTCGCCCATTATCCTGACATCTTCGTCCAGGTCAATCTTGATGCTTATCATCCCGTCCTGGGTGGCAAACTTGGTTGACGAAGACGATATCCTTTCCACGAGCTCCGACACGCTGAGCGGCTTCATGTCGTATGAAATATTCCCGCTCTCGATCTTGCCTACATCCAGTATGTAGGTCGCCACGGTGGACAGCCTCTTGGCCTCAGTCACGATGCTCTTCCACGCTTGTTCGTTGCTGATGAGCCCCTTCTCTGCTAGTTTCACAGAGCCCATTATCGGCTGGATTGGAGTGCGGAGCTCGTGCGCTGCGACAAGGATAAAGTCGGTCTTCATCTTGTCCAGTCTCTGCAGCTTTTCATTGGCTTCTGACAGCTCCTTGTTCTTTGCCGACAGCTCTTCGTTCATCTTTTTCAGGTCTTCACTTTGGCCGGTCAGCCTAGCGTTTGCCCGCTGGAGGACCTTTTCCTTCTCTACTAGCTCGTCATTGATTCGCTGGAGATCAAAAGTCTTCATCTTGATCTGCTTGTTAAGGTTGGCATCTACTTCTGTTACCTTCCTTCTCATGACCTCAAACGCCATCATGAGACGCACCAGCTCGTCAGAGTTCTTGTAGCTGCCCTTGGTCAGCTTGCCGTTATAGACCTGCACTTCAAAGTTGCCCCTTGCTATCTGCTCTGCACTCTGCTCGATCTTTCTTACCGGCAGCAGGATGAACACTGCCAGCAACGCTCCGATGGCGCCAATCGCCGCTGCGACAATAATAATAACAATTACCAAGCCTGTTGTTGCTGCTGCGCCAGCCCCTGCAAGCGACTGCTGCATGTAGTAGCCTACGGCCCCGGTAGCCAGCGCGGCCACTGCCAGAAAGCCAATAATAATTTTTGTTACTATCTTCGTAATTTCTCTCTCCTCTCGAATGGCCCGTCTGTTTGAGAGGGGTTTGATCACGTTAAACTAGTGCATGTAATCCGGTACAACAGACAGAGCCTACCTGTAATACGGCGAAAAGGAGTGGCGCGATTTCGCGCTCGGCTCTAGCGAAAATACTTCTTTTACTGCCAGAGTCCACACCTTTTTCGGCTTTTCAAGGATGCCAAACTCCTTGAGTCTGGTCTCTGCCTGCAAGACCAATTTCGGATCGGTCACTTCCTCCGCGCTGCCCTTCAGCTGATATCCGCCCCGCGTGTCCCTGTCAAATATTGCGACCGACACCTTGGGCCATGAATTGATGTTATGGAACGTCTTGTTCGTGAACGCGTCTGCAAACAGCAGCTTTTCGTTCTGCAGTATGCCAAGGACGTATCGTGGCGAAATGTTCGGGATGCCCTCGGCGCTGACGCTCCCGACAAGAACTACATGGTCCTGCTTTATTATGAGCCGGATGATATCCTCATCGATCTGAACCAAGCAGCTACCAGAGGCTTTTATGATAGGATGGGTTAAAAATTCTTCTACAGCCTATCGCTTCGCAGGCAGTCGCGACTATGTGCTCTTGACAGCAGTCGTATAAGCATCATCTGGCTGAGACGTCAAGCGCCCTTAGCATCATATCGGCATATTCCTTCGTCAGGTACTTCAAGAAGGCGAAACTTGGCGGCACCGATATGCCTTTTACCATCGCCCGGTACTGCTCGACCAGCGGCACCATAGAGTCAAGCGCCCCACTCTCAATTACCATTTTCCTTGCATGCTCGCGGTTTTTCAAGAGTTTTGAGAAGGTGATGGCTGCTGCTCCTGTCGCGGCCAGTATGAACATGTTGGGCATCATGTCATGCACGTCTTCTTCAATGTCCTCAAAATCGTCATGCAGGTCCTGAAGCGCCTGGTTGTAGTGCAGCACGGCCGCGACATTCTGGTTAAAATCTGGCAGCTCGGCGTCCAGCACGTGGGCGTATATCATAGGGGCGTCTGAAGCCTTGAAGAGGCTGTAGTGCCTTATTTCCTTGAAGTTGAAGATGTGATCCTTTATCAAGAGCCGCTTTACCGCCTGTTCATAGTCCATGAACGGCCAAGATCGCTTCAGCAGAAAGTCAAGCGAATACTTTAAGTGGCTACTCTGAACCTTTTTCACAGAGCGCAGGACGCCCCTTGCAACCCTCTCGTACTTTTTGTTGCCAACCTCGTAGAACCGGTCTATCAAAAGCACGTACCTGACAAGCGACTTGACGGTCCTGTATATAAGGATCGACCTGTCAAGATCCCTTGTGTTAGAATAGGCCACGAAAAAATACGTTGCCATGTCCTGCGCCTTGTGATCCAGCGCATTCAAGAGCGGCGACGGTGCAGGGTCGTACCTGCCAAGCATGCCTGCGATTTCATCCAAGCCCTCTACAAACCTCGGCTCGCCGCGCCTCAAGAGCTCTTCGGATTTGATGACGAGCAACTGCCTGATGTCGCCTGCCAAGATCTGCTCTGAATTGTTGATCACAAGACAATCACCACCATCAGTAGCAGCAAGACTGGACCCAAATCGCTTCGATCTCCTTGTTCGAGGGCATCAGGCGGCTAATAACAACATAGAGTAAAGGATAGTTGACAGAGGCTGGCTCTATAAAAAATTCTATAAAAACGCCTCACGGTGCTACAGCTATAAAAAGAACTCTGATGATCTACAACGTTATTTCCTGCCAGCCTAAAATTCTTCTGATCTTGTTGTAATTTTCTTGAATAATTTTGTGCTCTTTACTTTTCATGCTGCCATTGTCGGGGACGGCCATCATCTGGTACTCGTATGCGGGGTCGTCTGCGCCATAGCCGTCGGCCAGAGTCGCCTCACGTATCAGTGCCTTCCTGATTAGATCTGATATGGTCTCGCCGCACAGATTGGCATATTCCCGTATCGCCTCAAGTTCTTTCTGGCTTAATTCTGCGGTTATAGTCGGCATCTGCGGGGAATTTTTCTGCCCGGTTCATTTGATAAAAGCACTTGTATGTATGGTTGTGTTACATTCACCAATTGACCAGCTTTTTGTCGCTGATGATGAACTGCCTGTTGTACCATAACAGCCCTGCGGCAAAGCACAGGTACGCGGCGTTGTATGCCATGGTGATATGGAATACTTCAGACATGTCGGATGCGGCCGCAACTCCAAGCATGCTGTCGGCAAGGACCAGCAATATCCATCCTATGAATATCCACGGGATAGACGTGAGCTGGCCCTTTCCAGCATTCATGACTATGAGGACGGCCGGGACTATGAGCAGGGCGTCCAGCACAGGGTAGACTATGCTTATCGCCAGAGTTGCTAGGGCACCGGGACCTTCAAGCTCAAAGACGCCCACCAATGTCTGGATGTAAAAAGCCAAGAACAGCGCGGCCGCTACTCCCACGATGGCTATTGCGGATCTTTTCAGCCCTTTGCCAAAGAACCTTGCAGTGCTGAGCAGGTGGTAGGCGAAGGGCCCATAGCCGGAAATCCAGAATACGTCGGCTATCGAAGTAGTATGTGCCCCTATTCCTAGACCCAGCTCATAGTACGCCCAGATGGATTCAGCCACGACCCATAGCATCAGCCCTGCTGCAAGGGCGGCATAAGCCCTTCCAAAGAGGCCGCCTACTTTTTGCCTCCTGACTACTACAAGCGATAGGGCAGCTGCAGCGCATACCGTGCCTACTCTGGAGATGTCGCTGACAATCGCCTCTATTTCAGAGCCAGCGGTGAAAAAGACGGCCCCGTCTATTGCTGCGATAGCAGCGATCAGTCCGAGCACCAGATTCCTGCGCGCCCGCTTGATGTCCAGATATGCTTGCTGCTCCTCCATCAGGCTTCACCTATCTCTATCATTTTCTGTATCCTTTCAAGCGGAGAGCACTTGGCCGGAGGATTCTGCTGGCCGGCCTTGCCTCCGCAGCGCTTTTGCAGCTGCTGCCACGTTTCTTCCATTATCAGGTCGGCGCCCGGCCCAAGCAGATCCCGCAAATTTGAATAAAAGAAATTGATGTCAATTTTTTTCGAATTGGAAAGTACGCCCCTGCTGTTCAGATACCATGTTATGGTCTTGTGGATCGGCCCGCCCAGCGACTCTATGGCGGCGTCTATTGACTGGCGCAAAATAACCTGACCGTTGCCGCCCATATTGTTGCTGTCACGCCCCACCATATCCACCATAATTGCTGAAATTCGTATCTCCAGTTTGTCGCCGGAGTGGCTATAACGATCAAGATGTAGAATAATTTACATACGAATTCTAATATCTAATCTTCAAGCGCTCACTCTGTAGTACATTGGAACAAAAGGCAGACAGGTCCCTAGAGGATGGTAGAGGATATCCAAACACATATTTGAGGACTTATTGGATACTCGAGAGCCTCTATGAGAGTTCTCCAGTGCTCTACTGCGTCGTAAACGCAGCGGGGACAATACTTGACTGTAACGAGACATACGCAAGGCGCGTCGGATACTCGAGAGCCGAGTCTGTGGGCAGATCGATATTCAACCATGTGGGGCCCAACAGCCTGGTCGCCATGCAAGAGTATCTTGAGGCATGGGAGAAGAAGGGGCTTGTCGAGAACTGCGAAGTATGGCTCAAGAAAAAGGATGGCAGCGTCTTCCCAGCGCTGCTAAGCGCCGCCTCTGTGCACGACGAGCGGGGCAGGGTTGTCGCCTGCAATATCGCGCTGATAGATCAGACCGATATTTACAAGACCAAGAGAGATGTCGAAAAGGCAAATGAGGAGCTAAAGATAAAGGAGCAGCTAAAAAACGAATTTATCGCGATAGCATCACATGAGCTCCGCACCCCAATCCAGCCGCTTCTCGGCTACGCCATCCTTGCAAAGAAGGGCAAGATAAGCCAAGAGGCGGCATGGGAAGGCGTACTTCGGGAGGCGCGCAAGCTGCAGCAGCTGGCAAACGACATCCTTGACGTGAGCAGGATCGAGAGTGGCAGCCTCATGTACCAGATGGAAAAGGTTGCAATAAATGACCTTTTAGTCGGCGTGGTCGACTCTGCAAAGACCAACTTGGCAAAGGACGTGACGATGGACCTTGTGATCGACGACGCTAGCAGGAGCCTAGAAGTCAACCTTGACAGGTCGCGCATAACCCAGGTGCTGTCCAACGTCATCGGCAACGCCGTCAAGTTCACAGAGCAGGGCAGCATAAAGGTAGAATGCCGAGCGTTCCCGGGCAAGAACAGGGTGGAGATCAGGGTAATCGACACGGGCACCGGCATACCAGAGCAGGTACTTCCGAACCTGTTTGGCAAGTTTGTCACAAAGAGCACAGGCGACACGGACGGTCACGGCGGCACAGGGCTCGGCCTTTTCATAAGCAAGGCGATAGTGACTGCCCACAAGGGCGAGATCTATGGATACAACAACGCTACAGGCGGGGCCACATTTACAATAGTCCTGCCCATAGACCAGTCAAACATTATCCGCGACTAGAGCGCCCTGCCTTTCTGGAGCTTTTTCAGACCTTCAAGCAGGTCCAGGACCTGCTGGTGCGTAGGGTTCAGGTCCTTGATCTCCTTGGCGTTCACGTTCAGCTTTTCCAGTTCCGAATAGATCCCCTTGTCCTCTATGAGGTCTACGAACGGGTCAAGCTCAAACGGCTTTTGGATGAGTTCGACAACCTGCTGCAGGGTCTTGACAGAGTCCACCAAGGTCTCAAGCACATAAGCCGACGCAAAAAGGATCCTCTGCTTTGGCTCTATCGCCAAGATCTCCTTGGCTACTTCCATGCCATCCTTTTTTGGCATGCGGTAATCCAGAATCACCGCGTCAAACGGCGGCCTCTTCATCATCTTGCGGTTGCGGGCTGGCTCGTCCTTTTCCAGTTCATGATAAAATGCTTCAAGACACTGTTCGCCGTCGTTTGTAATTATTACGTCGTGCTTCCTGTCCTTCAGCGCGAGTTCATACTGCATCGCTATGTCTGGCTCATCCTCTGCTATCAGTATCTTCATTAACTCAAAAGCTACCCTCCCCCATGTATATAGGAAGGTGCCTGTCAGAATTGTTACATACAACTACTTTAAGCGGATCTTGGCATATCGAAAAGGGTTGATGAAGAAAAAGTCCGTCAACAGGGCTGACATGGCTGATATGCAGCTGGCCCTAAAAAAGACTCTGGATCTGTTTGGCGGCGACTCGAGGGATCTTTTGCTGTTTTACCTTTACAAGGAACACGGCATCTCTGTATATGACCCTGACAACCTGTCAAGGAAAAAGATCGAGTCGGCATTTTCTGACCTGTTTGGCAGGGGCGCGACCATATTGATGGAAAAGTTCAACTCGGAAATGAAGAGTGCCTGAGCTGGATAGAATAAAGAAGAGGAAAGCGCGATTTGCACTTGTAGTTTCTACGTCATTGTTGCTTGATGCTGTGCCTTTGCCCATGCCGTTCTAGGAGTGGTGGTCCTCCCAGACAAGCAGGTCAGGCGCTTCCCAGTGCCAGACAGTTTGAAGCTCTGGATGGTCAGGCTCCGATACAGCAGAATTCCACCGGCCCGGGGTAAATCAACAAAGAACGCCTAGGGCTGTTTTTCATCACCTTCGTCATCTCCCAGCTTTTCATCTATCTTTTTCTGCAGCTCTTTGTACTGCTTGTACTTTTTCGTCCATTTCGAAAGCACGAACCACTGCCTGATGCCTATCCCTATCCAGACAAGTACGGTGACGATCACGACAACCTGCACTATCCTGAACGAAGGGTTGTCTGGAGGCCCGCCCCTAAACGGCGGCCCCCCATCAAACCCGTCGCCATCAAAGAACGTTTCGCCGATAACTATGGTAGTAATGATGTGTGTCGTAGGAACGATGATGACAAAGGACAGTATCATCAGGAGAAACAGCCTTTTTGTCATGTTCAGCTGGCGGACTATCTCGTCCATTGCCCTGAAGATGTTTTCAATAGGCTTGTCGTCGTCTTTTGCCACTGACTAAACTCCCCTCCCGCTCATTATAAGAAATGTGGTAACAATGTTACTTGTAGCCGTCGTCATTTTTCTTCCCCCTCGCTTCTTGGAAAGAGCACTTCGTACGGCTCTAGTATCTCCTGAAAGATCGCTCGCCCCTTTTCCGAAACCTTGTACTTGATTATCGTCTTGTTGCCCCATGGCTCCTCGAACCGGATTATCAACCCTTTTTCGACCATGTCGTCGATGATTGCCTTGTGCTTGACATTGTTCAGGCCGCAGTAGCTCATCAGCTTGCTCTGGTTGAGCTCGCCGTACTCCGACAGCTTTAGTATCACGTCTTTTCTGATGTAGACCCTGTCGCGGTATTCGTGGACCAATTTAACCAGATTTCTCGGGCTTGATCGCTGCAGGATTGATTAACGATGAATAGCAATAGCCGTCAAGGCGCGGCATGTCCGCCACTAGCACTATTGTGCACCCTTCCTAAAATGGCTTGCCGGCCGAGCTAGATTAACAGTGAGGTAACTATGTTACGTGTCAAGGATTAACAATGTCTAAAATAGATCGGGTGAAAGACTGCGTCATGACTAACAACTCGAAACTTGCATTGGCGGTGGGGCTGGCCGCGGCCGCGCTTGCCTTGGTGTTACCTAATCTAGCGGGAGGAATAGCGGTGCTGGGCTTAAGTCTCGGAACGGCGCTCAACATAAGCTCATTAGTGCTGTCAGCAGCGGCGTTTGCTGTCTCGTGGAAGCAGAGGTCATTTCTAGTGGCAGGATTGCTGGCCGCAGCTGGCGTCATATACATGATCCCGGGTCTGGTGGCTCTTGCGAGCATAAACTTTGCAGTCATTGTGTTCCCTGGCCCAATCCTTGGAGTCATCTTTGGGCTGATAGTATTCGGGCTTGGCGTCGCAAAGGGCATAAGAACGGCGAGGGCTGTGACGGTAGCCCCTCATTAATTTTTTGAGGGCTACATAGCATGAGCGATCAGGAATCAAACCGCATCAGGCGAATCGTAGGCTGGGGCATAATAGGACTGATAGCTGTAATAGGGGTGTCGATTGCCCTGTCCCTCTACTTTGTTCCCGGGCGGCCGGGAGCATTCTTCCCATTTCCTTTCGGCTGGCTTGGCGGAATCTTTTTGATATTCATAGTCTTCTGGGTGGCAAAATGGTTCCTCTGGCCTTGGAGGGGATGGTACAGGTACGAATACAGAACTGCTGAATCGATACTCAAGGAAAGGTACGCCAAAGGAGAGATCACGAGAGAGCAATTCGAACAGATGATGCACGACTTGGAACGTAAAACCTAAGGATGGCGATTAGCGCGACCTGATCCTTCATTATTTTTTAGAATTCAACTTTTATTTTTCGACTCTACCCGAGCTTGAACTTCAAGTAACTAAGTTACGTGTCATGGGTAAACAACGGTTAAAATAATTCCTTTGCAAGTTTACGCATGTCAACAAAAAATCTTCTGAGCAAGAAGGTGGTAATAGTTGCCATCATTGCTGCCGGCGCGGTGGCTGCCATTCTAGCAGCGTCGTCGGTAGTACAGGCAACTGCACAGCAAGAACAGCAGAAAATGATATGGGCAGGCGAAGGCGTGCCTGAAATAAACGGCTCAGTCAGCGTCGCAAATGAAACGATGGACTTTATCCGTGAAAATGTCGGGGTGTCGTTTGTTGCAGCCGCTGAAACTGCGCAGGGGCATGTGACAGACGGGGCTGTACTTGGCGGGCATCTTGGCGTCGTGCAGGGGTATCTCGTATACAAGTTCCTTGTAGCAAACACTGCAAACCAGACGGGATATCTGGTCATAGTCGATGCAGGAAACGGCGATGTGCTCTACACTTCCGAAGGCCAGCAACTAGGCTCCTTTGGGCCAATGTCCGGACACTGGGGCGGACACGGATATGGGGAATGGGGCGGACCTTGGAAAGGGCACGGACTTGGCTGGGGAATCTGGCACTAGCCCTCTCCACCTCTTTTGTTTGGGGGCTTTGACAAAATTGTCAGAACAGCCTAGCATCCTCGCAAGTCAGGTACGCAGGCATGGGATAACCGGCATAGCGATTCACTTGGCCGGGTTTGCGATTGGATTCGTCAGCACCGGGCTGGTCTTGCAGGGGGTGATTGGAATAGAAGCAGGCACCACTGTGCTGACACCTTTTGCAGATCTTCTGTATGGTCTTGGTCTTGTCATTGTGGTAGCAGTCGCCGCCAGGGCCGGCGTCCCGATGAAGTATCTGGCTATAGCAGGGGCGGTAATTGGAGTAGGTCTCTTTTACAGGGGGCAGCCTCATGAGATTCACATTGCTTCTGGCATCGGGTTTGGGATTACCCATCCCGCTCACATTGGGCTTGGACACCTTTTGATGACCGTTTCTGCCGCAGCGCTTGCAGCGCTGGCGTTTGTCCTCAACAGGTTCAGGCGGGAGGACAGGAAATGAACCAAAATCGTGGCAGCAGGCTGCCAGATCCAAACTGCTGGTATTGCTGCCAGAAGAAGGCCGAGATATTTCAGGTGACAGGCGACTATTGCCTGCAATGCT
Coding sequences within it:
- a CDS encoding winged helix-turn-helix domain-containing protein yields the protein MVHEYRDRVYIRKDVILKLSEYGELNQSKLMSYCGLNNVKHKAIIDDMVEKGLIIRFEEPWGNKTIIKYKVSEKGRAIFQEILEPYEVLFPRSEGEEK
- a CDS encoding pyridoxamine 5'-phosphate oxidase family protein, which codes for MVQIDEDIIRLIIKQDHVVLVGSVSAEGIPNISPRYVLGILQNEKLLFADAFTNKTFHNINSWPKVSVAIFDRDTRGGYQLKGSAEEVTDPKLVLQAETRLKEFGILEKPKKVWTLAVKEVFSLEPSAKSRHSFSPYYR
- a CDS encoding response regulator, encoding MKILIAEDEPDIAMQYELALKDRKHDVIITNDGEQCLEAFYHELEKDEPARNRKMMKRPPFDAVILDYRMPKKDGMEVAKEILAIEPKQRILFASAYVLETLVDSVKTLQQVVELIQKPFELDPFVDLIEDKGIYSELEKLNVNAKEIKDLNPTHQQVLDLLEGLKKLQKGRAL
- a CDS encoding ATP-binding protein, with the protein product MIKPLSNRRAIREEREITKIVTKIIIGFLAVAALATGAVGYYMQQSLAGAGAAATTGLVIVIIIVAAAIGAIGALLAVFILLPVRKIEQSAEQIARGNFEVQVYNGKLTKGSYKNSDELVRLMMAFEVMRRKVTEVDANLNKQIKMKTFDLQRINDELVEKEKVLQRANARLTGQSEDLKKMNEELSAKNKELSEANEKLQRLDKMKTDFILVAAHELRTPIQPIMGSVKLAEKGLISNEQAWKSIVTEAKRLSTVATYILDVGKIESGNISYDMKPLSVSELVERISSSSTKFATQDGMISIKIDLDEDVRIMGDRERLVQAFANIIDNAAKFAKNGTITIQTINNDDEGVVEIKIRDDGPGIPDEIMPVLFNKFVTKTKENERGTGLGLFITKSIIEAHSGKISAENNADGKGATFTVSFPIHEKGEVASMSLTD
- a CDS encoding PAS domain-containing sensor histidine kinase, whose amino-acid sequence is MEQKADRSLEDGRGYPNTYLRTYWILESLYESSPVLYCVVNAAGTILDCNETYARRVGYSRAESVGRSIFNHVGPNSLVAMQEYLEAWEKKGLVENCEVWLKKKDGSVFPALLSAASVHDERGRVVACNIALIDQTDIYKTKRDVEKANEELKIKEQLKNEFIAIASHELRTPIQPLLGYAILAKKGKISQEAAWEGVLREARKLQQLANDILDVSRIESGSLMYQMEKVAINDLLVGVVDSAKTNLAKDVTMDLVIDDASRSLEVNLDRSRITQVLSNVIGNAVKFTEQGSIKVECRAFPGKNRVEIRVIDTGTGIPEQVLPNLFGKFVTKSTGDTDGHGGTGLGLFISKAIVTAHKGEIYGYNNATGGATFTIVLPIDQSNIIRD
- a CDS encoding SHOCT domain-containing protein: MSDQESNRIRRIVGWGIIGLIAVIGVSIALSLYFVPGRPGAFFPFPFGWLGGIFLIFIVFWVAKWFLWPWRGWYRYEYRTAESILKERYAKGEITREQFEQMMHDLERKT
- a CDS encoding DUF6290 family protein, with the translated sequence MPTITAELSQKELEAIREYANLCGETISDLIRKALIREATLADGYGADDPAYEYQMMAVPDNGSMKSKEHKIIQENYNKIRRILGWQEITL